One window of Leguminivora glycinivorella isolate SPB_JAAS2020 chromosome 9, LegGlyc_1.1, whole genome shotgun sequence genomic DNA carries:
- the LOC125229785 gene encoding LOW QUALITY PROTEIN: juvenile hormone esterase-like (The sequence of the model RefSeq protein was modified relative to this genomic sequence to represent the inferred CDS: deleted 2 bases in 1 codon), producing the protein MTKVLVEQGWLEGEKKELATKDGHFYSFKGVPFAAPPIGKLRFKAPQPPIPWEGIRKATQHGPVCPQYDFFANKFVEGSEDCLYLNVYTPELEPANPLPVMVYIHGGAFKSGSGNDDFYGPDFLVKQGVILVTINYRLEVLGFLCLDTEDVPGNAGMKDQVAALRWVKSNINKFGGDPDNVTLFGQSAGGASTAFHVLSPMSKGLFQRAIAMSGVPNCDWCENFEPRERAFKLGKQLGSDTDDPEKLLEFFQSLPVEKLVDTGPCLLAFEEVLIMEAGKTNFFVPVAEKDFGQELFLNEDPFEALKAGRVNEVDLMIGYTSEEALFIAGLAQPDFLARFENWPEVLVPKKISYNVPQRKILELSKRIKERYFGKKAIDENTVKGFVRFFSETGFTYQIQRFAERIPDQGESRRYFYLFHMESERNLFARRAVTEFGLAGASHLDDCLYLFHANASFPLKVDTQSKTYSLIQKMCMLFTNFAKNGDPTPDTSLGEIWPEFDGDANYLCIADRLVVGGHLDSEMMAFWRSVYEEAGMEF; encoded by the exons GCACCTCAGCCGCCAATTCCATGGGAAGGAATTCGAAAAGCCACACAACATGGGCCCGTGTGTCCGCAGTACGACTTCTTTGCCAACAAGTTCGTCGAAGGCAGTGAGGACTGCCTTTACCTCAACGTGTACACTCCTGAGCTTGAACCCGCTAACCCGCTACCTGTCATGGTATACATCCATGGCGGCGCCTTTAAAAGCGGCTCAGGAAATGATGATTTCTACGGACCGGACTTCTTAGTCAAGCAAGGAGTTATACTAGTCACAATCAATTATAGACTAGAGGTCTTAGGCTTCCTATGTCTGGACACTGAAGATGTACCAGGTAACGCAGGAATGAAAGATCAAGTAGCAGCGCTTAGATGGGTAAAGagtaacataaataaatttgGTGGTGACCCTGATAATGTAACACTTTTTGGTCAAAGCGCTGGTGGCGCTTCCACTGCCTTTCATGTGCTATCTCCGATGTCCAAAGGATTGTTCCAAAGAGCCATAGCAATGAGCGGAGTACCTAATTGCGATTGGTGTGAAAATTTTGAACCAAGAGAACGTGCTTTTAAACTTGGCAAACAATTGGGATCAGATACAGACGACCCAGAAAAACTGCTTGAATTTTTCCAGAGTCTCCCTGTAGAAAAACTGGTTGATACTGGTCCTTGTTTATTAGCTTTTGAGGAAGTTTTGATCATGGAGGCCGGAAAAACTAATTTTTTCGTTCCCGTAGCAGAAAAAGATTTCGGTcaagaattatttttaaatgaggACCCCTTTGAAGCACTAAAAGCAGGAAGAGTTAATGAAGTAGACTTAATGATTGGTTACACTAGTGAAGAAGCTCTATTTATAGCTGGTTTGGCCCAGCCAGACTTTTTGGCCCGATTTGAAAACTGGCCAGAAGTGTTGGTCCCTAAGAAGATTTCATATAATGTTCCGCAAAGGAAAATTTTGGAGTTGAGTAAACGAATCAAAGAGCGCTACTTTGGGAAGAAAGCTATCGACGAAAATACTGTTAAAGGGTTTGTTCGTTTCTTTTCGGAAACTGGATTCACATATCAGATTCAAAGATTCGCGGAACGCATACCAGACCAGGGGGAAAGTAGGAGGTATTTCTACCTTTTTCACATGGAGTCTGAGAGAAACTTGTTCGCTCGACGAGCAGTGACGGAGTTCGGGCTTGCCGGGGCCTCGCATCTGGATGACTGCCTCTACCTGTTCCATGCCAATGCG TCCTTTCCTCTCAAAGTGGACACGCAATCAAAAACGTACAGTTTGATTCAGAAGATGTGTATGCTGTTTACTAACTTTGCCAAAAACGG TGACCCGACTCCCGACACGTCGCTTGGCGAGATTTGGCCCGAGTTCGATGGGGACGCGAACTACTTGTGCATTGCAGACCGACTCGTGGTTGGTGGCCATCTCGATAGCGAGATGATGGCTTTCTGGAGAAGCGTATATGAAGAAGCCGGCATGGAGTTTTAG